Sequence from the Ignavibacteria bacterium genome:
TAGCCGGAGTGCTCAACTGGAATGTTTATTCAAACCCCAAATTCAAGGAATTCTCTGCCGGCATGAAGCTGACAGGCTACTTTTCGGGTCCCGGCTTTAACAACGTCTCTGTTGAGTACAGCAGAGAGCTGGCCAACTTTTTCAGCAGCAGCAAGGAAGGCATTACAGTAATGACTGTGGGCGGCGATAACATTATTCCGGACAGATATTTTCACTTCTTCTGGGCAGCAGGACTAATGACGAGCAATAGCAACGGAAGCTTCAGAGGAGGTTTTCCGGTCTTTAAGGTAGGCACAAACTTAAACTTTTAACCATTAAGACATTCGGCGGACCCGTTAGCGGGTCCGCCGAATTAAACAAACAAAAATTATTTTCCGCTTACATACACCCTGTATTCCCACGGGTTTAGTTTTAACGTCTCTTTTTCGGCAAAGGGCTTCCTGTCATTTGTAAAGAGTTCAGTGTAGCTTCCCTTCAAGCCTGGGCCATTTAGCTGAGCCTCTTTGTTTTCACCTGTAAGGTTAACTACAACAAGTATCTTATCTTTGCCTCTTTGCCTTGTAAAAGCGTATACAGCCTTATCGTCTCTGGAAGAAAGGAGCTGCATCTGCCCGCCTTCAACTCCGTTGGCAAGGGCCTTATTCACGAGCTTTAATTTAATTAATGCGGTATAGAACCCTCTGTACTCGGAATCCTTCCAGTCGATAGGATCCTTTTCAAAGAATGCGAGGCGTTTATTTAAGCCTGCTTCCTGGCCGCTATAGATGAGCGGCATACTCTGCGGAAGAGTAAACGTAAGCACACTGAAAGCCTCAACGCCCCCTTTCATGCGTTCAAACTCGGTACCGTTCCAGGAATTTTCATCGTGGTTGGTTGTAAAATACATCCTGTAGGCGTCACGTGGGTAAAGGCTGTCCTGTCTTGCAAGATAATTATTAATGGCAGAAGCGTAATTTCTTCCCTGTGCTATATCGTTCATGAGGTGGTGCAGATCCCAGCCGTAAGTCATGTCGAAAGCATTCCTGTGGAGTTCGGCGTTTTCAGCCTCAGCCAGCATAAAGACCGGCTTAACCTTATCGAGTTCTTTGCGGGCTTCATCCCAGAACGGGGTCGGGACCATTCCTGCCACGTCGCAGCGGAAGCCGTCAATGCCTCCCTCTTTAACCCAGAACTTAAGTGCTCCGATCATATATTTCCGGAGGTCCTTGTTATCGAAATCGAGCTGAATGACGTCTGTCCAGTCCCTTACAGGAGCCACAAAATTTCCTATGGAATCCTTTCTGAAGAATTCCGGATGGGTTTTGGTAAGCACATTATCCCAGGAGGTATGGTTTGCCACCCAGTCGATTATAATTTTCATACCCAGCTTATGGGTTCTGCCAACGAGCGACTTAAAGTCCTTCATTGTACCATATTCAGGGTTAACAGCCATATAGTCTTTTACGGCATAGTAGCTGCCGAGTGATCCCTTGCGGTTTTTTTCGCCTATCGGATTAACCGGCATAAGCCAGAGGATACCCACTCCCATATTTTTAAGTTTAGGGAGTTCACGCTCCAGCTCCTTAAAAGTGCCGCTTTTTGTATACTGGCGAATATTCACCTCATATATCATTTTGTTGCGCGTCCATGCAGGGTGTTTTACAGAAGTCTTTACCGCCTGGGCAGATATGTCCTGAATACTTATGAAAAGGATTAAGAGAACCAGTATGTATCCGGCCATAATCTTTGAAAAGTTTTTAACAGGGTATTTCTTTTGAATCATGAGAATCTCCTGGTTGCTAAGATATTGGATTTTGAGAGTGTGCAAAGAGTCTGCACTAAAATAAGAAAAAACGGGCAATCAAGATAGAATAGAATTTCCGAAAAGGTTTTAAGCAAAATGGTTTTAAGCAAAAGGTTTTAAGGAGTAAAGCCCTCAAATATGATGTTGTCGCAGTAGAAGCTAGCGTTATTGTATTCCTCCCTGCTCTTTGCGGTATAGCCTATTACCGGGACGCCGTTCAGGCGGAAGCTATTGACCCTTTTTGCGGGCAGGTATCTTATATCATATGCAATAAAGTCGGGGCGGCAGAGCCGTGAGAACAGGTGTCCTCTTAAGAATGCTCTTCTGCTGAGCGCGCGTGCTGCGCCAAAGGCTCCCGAGAGCTGTCCGCGTATAATTCCGGGGGCATTATCCCTGAACCATTTGACCACAAGAGGGTTAAATGATTCTATGGCATATTCTCCCTTATAGACCGAGAGGAGGTTCAAAAGGCGGTTTTCCAGCTGTCCGACGCCTCTTCTGTTCTTAATTTCTATCAGGAGCGGAACCTTCCCGTTAACAAGGTTAAGGACTTCCGAAAGGAGGGGAATATATTCATCTGTTCCGAGCAGGCGGATACTTCTGACATCTTTTGAAGTTTTTTTCAGTATTGAGCCCTTCTCACCCGTCATTCTGGAAAGGTATATGTCATGGAAGACGCAAATATAGCCGTCCTTTAAGAGTCTGACATCCAGTTCAATAGGATATCCCGCCTCAATAGAGCGCCTGAAAGCTTCCATAGAGTTTTCGGGTACGGTTATATTATCGTGCAGCCCGCGATGGGTAATAGGAGTATTTAGAAGCCAGTCCATTTTTGTTTACAAATTTCAAAACCTGCAGTTAATAAAAAGCACAGCCATAAAGAAATTACGGCTGTGCCCCAAATAAATCAATGACAGAATTATCTGCCTAAAGTAGTACCTTCTCCGCAAAGGTCCTTAACGGCACGAATTACTCTTTCCTTCATTCCTGTTTCAGCTTTTTTCAGGTAAGCGCGGGGATCGTAAACTTTCTTATTACCAACTTCGCCTTCAACTTTAAGGACTCCGTCGTAATTTTTGAAGAAGTGGTCGACCATCGGGCGTGTAAAGGCGTACTGAGTATCAGTATCGACGTTCATTTTAATTACGCCGTACTCGAGAGTTTCCCTGATTTCTTCGAGTGAAGAGCCGCTGCCGCCGTGGAATACGAGGTCAAAGGAGGCATCCTTACCGAATGCAGCTGCTGTGGCATCCTGCCCCTGTTTGAGGATAATGGGGCGGAGTTTTACGTTACCCGGTTTATAAACGCCGTGAACGTTGCCGAAAGTAGCAGCGAACATGAATCTTGCACCCTTAACAGATGAGAGGCGTCTGTAGACCTCAACCATATCTGCAGGAGTTGTATAAAGTTTTTCAGCAGGGGCGCCTTCGTTGTTAACGCCGTCTTCTTCACCGCCGACAACGCCGGCTTCAACTTCAAGAATAATTCCCAGTTCTGCGCATTCTTTCAGGAGTTCAACTGCTATGTCCATGTTTTCCTTTAACGGGAGTTCACTTCCGTCGAACATGTGTGAGTTAAACAGCGGTTTTAATCCCTGAGCGACTCTTTTGCGTGATTCTGCGATCAGAGGCCTTACGAAAGAATCAAGTTTCTTAGCCGGGCAGTGGTCTGTATGCAGAGCTACGTTAATGTCGTATTTTTCAGCTATAAGGTGAACGTGCTGTGCAATTGACATTGCACCTAAGGCAGCATCCTTAACAGCCTGTCCTGAGGCAAACTCACCGCCGCCTGTGGAAACCTGAATTATACCATCGCTCTTTGTTTCTGCAAGTGCAGCAAGCACAGCGTTTGCCGTAGCTTCAGAGGTAACGTTTATTGCAGGGTAAGCAAATTTATTTTTCTTTGCGTTATCCAGCATTTCGCAATATTTCTTATAATCTACAACGGGCATATTAACACTCCTATTGGATTTATTTGATTATATTTCTGATTTTAATAGCTAAAATCTTTTCTTCTTGCCTAAAATTAAACGTTAAACTTAGTTATAATTTGATATTTTTGCAAGGATGAAACCTTATAACATTACAAACTTGGAATTATTGTGAAAAAATGGAATAAATTTTAAGCTTAAGTTGTTATTAATGGAGTTATTTCAAACATTCAAAGAAAATTACGGAATTATATGAACAGCACCCCAAAAATCAGAAGCGTTGTATTTGACTTAGACGGAACACTCATGAGCTCAAGTGCAACGATATACAAATGCACACTCAGGACTTTCCAGGAATTCAACATTGCAGCCGAGCTTTCCGAAGAGGAGTTCAACAAAAAGATCGGATACCACTTTAAGGATATATTTGCCGATTTCAATATATCGGTTCCCGATCTGGAAGGGTTTATTGACAGATATAAATCCCTCTACTTCGATTTTATAGATGAATCGAAAGTTTACCCGAATGTGCTTAAGGTGCTGGAATTCCTGAAAGAAAACAGCATACTCACCTCCCTTCTTACAACAAAGGCGCAGGACCAGGCAGAAAGAATACTTGAACATTTTGGACTTAAAGATTATTTTTCAATTATTACGGGCCGCCAGAACGGCATGGCTATAAAGCCTGCCCCGGATGCCCTCTTAAAGATATGCAGAGAGACTGGTGTGGGTCCCGCTGAGACACTGATGGTCGGGGATTCAGAGCTTGACATAAGGTGCGGGAAGAATGCAGGATCTCTTACCTGCGGCGTAACCTTCGGCTACAGGCAGAAAGAGGAGCTGGAAAAAGAAAATCCCGATTACCTGATTTCCGATATGAAGGAAATCATTGACATAGTGGGCAGTAATGAGGTTAAATAAGTAAAAGTATCTGTATATCAAAGGACAGCTGTTTTAACACAAAGCAAAGGGGTAAGTTTATGGAAGAGACTGGTGAAGTATCGGTTAAGATAAACAACAGCATTGCCGTAGTCACATTTTCCCATCCCAAGGGGAACAGCCTTCCTTCGGCGCTTTTAAAAAGTATGGCTGATGATATAGAGAGTCTTTCAGACAATGATGAAACGCGTGTTATTGTACTTGCCAGCAAGGGCGAAGGGGCGTTCTGCGGGGGGGCGTCTTTTACAGAGCTCTTAAACATCAGCAGTTATGAAGAAGGGAAAGAGTTTTTCATGGGTTTTGCGCATCTTATTAACGCCATGAAAAACTGTCCCAAGTTTATCATCGCGCGTGTTCAGGGAAAGGCTGTTGGAGGAGGCGTGGGGATAATTGCGGCATCGGACTATGCGCTGGCGCATTCATCGGCCTCAATTAAGTTAAGCGAGCTGGAGCTGGGCCTCGGGCCCTTTGTTGTAGGTCCCGCGGTTGAAAGAAAGATCGGCAAAAGCGCATTTGGTGCGCTTTCGATAGATACGAACTGGCGGGATGCCCTGTGGGCCGAGAACAGCGGTCTTTATACGGATGTTTTTCAGGAAAGAGAGGAGCTGGACAAAGCGGTGCTGGAAGTGGCAGTAAGGCTTTCAAAGACGAATCCCGAGGCTATGGCAAAGCTGAAATCGATACTCTGGGAAGGCACAGCTCACTGGGACACCCTGCTTGAGACGAGGGCCGAGATATCGGGGAAGCTGGTGCTTTCGGAGTTCACATCAAATTACATTTCTAATTTTAGGGATAAAAAATCTACCTGAAATGCTCCTGGAGACCCATATCTGCTGCCCTTTCAGTCTTTCCGTAATTCCGGCCGGATATATTGGTACAAAGTTTAGTCAAGGAAACATCCCTTGTTTTTATTCATGCGCTTGCGTATTTTTATAGGTGGGATATCCCACTTTTTATCATATTCAACTGTTTCATTGAACTAAGACATAGAAAGGATGTCATGCTATGGCACCGGTTGTAAAAGAATACTCCGCTAAACTTGACAGCAAGAGGCGCCTGATCATTAGAGACTCGAAATTCGAGCACTATAAGGTCCAGGTACGCAGGGACGGGACTATTACGCTCAAACCTCAGATTCTTGTTGACCTGGATGATATTTCAGAAGACACATACAATATGATTAAGGACTCTGCCGGAAACCTGAAGAAGGGTAAAGCTTCCAGACCCGTTAACCTGAATGAATTCGATTTTGATAAGGAATAACACCTGAAGTGAATTTTAAGATCAGACTTGGCGTTCCTGATTTCGAAGAGCTATGGAACCGCCTCGCAGATAAATACCGTTCTAATACGATGTCTGAAGACGAACGCCGCAGATTTAATCAGATTGGTAAGGTTATGAAGCTCCTGAGCTCTAATCCCAGGCATAACAGCCTTAGGACTCACGAAATTGACGAACTAAGCCGTGAGTTTGGCTTTAAGGTCTGGCAGTCTTATCTGGAAAACAATACCCCTGCTGCTGGCCGGCTCTTCTGGGCTTACGGTCCCGGCAAAGGTGATATTACCATCCTTGG
This genomic interval carries:
- the fbaA gene encoding class II fructose-bisphosphate aldolase codes for the protein MPVVDYKKYCEMLDNAKKNKFAYPAINVTSEATANAVLAALAETKSDGIIQVSTGGGEFASGQAVKDAALGAMSIAQHVHLIAEKYDINVALHTDHCPAKKLDSFVRPLIAESRKRVAQGLKPLFNSHMFDGSELPLKENMDIAVELLKECAELGIILEVEAGVVGGEEDGVNNEGAPAEKLYTTPADMVEVYRRLSSVKGARFMFAATFGNVHGVYKPGNVKLRPIILKQGQDATAAAFGKDASFDLVFHGGSGSSLEEIRETLEYGVIKMNVDTDTQYAFTRPMVDHFFKNYDGVLKVEGEVGNKKVYDPRAYLKKAETGMKERVIRAVKDLCGEGTTLGR
- a CDS encoding HAD-IA family hydrolase, with product MNSTPKIRSVVFDLDGTLMSSSATIYKCTLRTFQEFNIAAELSEEEFNKKIGYHFKDIFADFNISVPDLEGFIDRYKSLYFDFIDESKVYPNVLKVLEFLKENSILTSLLTTKAQDQAERILEHFGLKDYFSIITGRQNGMAIKPAPDALLKICRETGVGPAETLMVGDSELDIRCGKNAGSLTCGVTFGYRQKEELEKENPDYLISDMKEIIDIVGSNEVK
- a CDS encoding enoyl-CoA hydratase/isomerase family protein yields the protein MEETGEVSVKINNSIAVVTFSHPKGNSLPSALLKSMADDIESLSDNDETRVIVLASKGEGAFCGGASFTELLNISSYEEGKEFFMGFAHLINAMKNCPKFIIARVQGKAVGGGVGIIAASDYALAHSSASIKLSELELGLGPFVVGPAVERKIGKSAFGALSIDTNWRDALWAENSGLYTDVFQEREELDKAVLEVAVRLSKTNPEAMAKLKSILWEGTAHWDTLLETRAEISGKLVLSEFTSNYISNFRDKKST
- a CDS encoding alpha-amylase, producing the protein MAGYILVLLILFISIQDISAQAVKTSVKHPAWTRNKMIYEVNIRQYTKSGTFKELERELPKLKNMGVGILWLMPVNPIGEKNRKGSLGSYYAVKDYMAVNPEYGTMKDFKSLVGRTHKLGMKIIIDWVANHTSWDNVLTKTHPEFFRKDSIGNFVAPVRDWTDVIQLDFDNKDLRKYMIGALKFWVKEGGIDGFRCDVAGMVPTPFWDEARKELDKVKPVFMLAEAENAELHRNAFDMTYGWDLHHLMNDIAQGRNYASAINNYLARQDSLYPRDAYRMYFTTNHDENSWNGTEFERMKGGVEAFSVLTFTLPQSMPLIYSGQEAGLNKRLAFFEKDPIDWKDSEYRGFYTALIKLKLVNKALANGVEGGQMQLLSSRDDKAVYAFTRQRGKDKILVVVNLTGENKEAQLNGPGLKGSYTELFTNDRKPFAEKETLKLNPWEYRVYVSGK
- a CDS encoding glycerophosphodiester phosphodiesterase; this translates as MDWLLNTPITHRGLHDNITVPENSMEAFRRSIEAGYPIELDVRLLKDGYICVFHDIYLSRMTGEKGSILKKTSKDVRSIRLLGTDEYIPLLSEVLNLVNGKVPLLIEIKNRRGVGQLENRLLNLLSVYKGEYAIESFNPLVVKWFRDNAPGIIRGQLSGAFGAARALSRRAFLRGHLFSRLCRPDFIAYDIRYLPAKRVNSFRLNGVPVIGYTAKSREEYNNASFYCDNIIFEGFTP